The DNA segment TTTTTCTGATTTCAAGAAGAAGTAACTTAGTATTGGAGGAAGAAAATGTTAACTGTAAATAATGTTGGCTTACGCTACGGCGATAAAAAGCTATTTGAAGATGTTTCGATTAAATTTTTACCAGGGAACTGTTATGGGCTTATTGGAGCAAACGGTGCTGGTAAATCAACGTTCCTAAAAGTGCTTTCTGGCGAGCTTGATTCACAAAGTGGTAATGTGCATATTGGTTCAGGTGAGCGTCTAGCTGTCCTTCGCCAAGATCATTTCCAGTATGATGATGAACTCGTACTCAACACGGTAATTATGGGACATGAACGTCTATATAAAATTATGGACGAAAAAAATGCCATTTATATGAAAGAAGATTTTAGTGATGCAGATGGTATTCGTGCTGCCGAACTAGAAGGTGAATTTGCTGAATTAGATGGTTGGGAAGCAGAATCAGACGCTGCTGTTTTATTAAACGGTTTAGGTATCCCTACTGACTTGCACGGAAAACTAATGAAAGATTTAACTGGTGGAGAAAAAGTAAAAGTGCTACTTGCGCAAGCTTTATTCGGTAAACCAGATATCTTACTTCTGGATGAGCCTACTAACCACCTTGACATTCGTGCCATTCATTGGTTAGAAGAATTTTTAATTAACTTTGATAATACTGTTATCGTTGTATCCCATGATCGTCATTTCTTGAATAAAGTATGTACTCATATTGCGGATCTTGATTTTAGTAAAATTAAATTATATGTTGGTAACTATGATTTCTGGTATGAATCTAGTCAATTAGCTCAAACAATGATGGGCGATCGTAATAAGAAAAAAGAAGAAAAAATGAAAGAACTACAAGACTTTATTGCCAGATTTAGTGCGAACGCATCAAAATCTAAACAAGCAACAAGTCGTAAAAAAATGCTCGAAAAAATCACACTGGAAGATATTCAACCTTCTAGTCGTCGTTACCCTTTTATTCAGTTTAAACCGGATCGTGAAGTTGGGAATGACCTTCTGACAGTGACCAATTTGTCAAAAACAATTGATGGCGTGAAGATACTTGATAATCTTTCTTTCTCTATTAATCGTAATGACAAAGTTGCTTTAGTTGGCGATGATGAAGTTGCTAAAACAGTTCTTTTCCAAATTTTGGCTGGTGAAATGGAACCTGATGAAGGTAGTTATAAATGGGGTATCACAACAAGCCAAAGTTATTTCCCTAAAGATAACTCAGAATTCTTTGAGGAAAACGACATGAGTCTTGTAGAATGGTTACGTCAATTCTCTCCAGAAGATGATAGTGAAGCATTCTTACGCGGATTCCTTGGCCGTATGCTATTCAGTGGTGATGAAGTACTTAAAAAAGTACGCGTCCTATCTGGTGGAGAGAAAGTTCGTTGTATGTTATCAAAAATGATGCTTTCTGGTTCTAACGTCCTTTTACTAGATGAACCTACTAACCACTTGGATTTAGAGTCTATCACAGCCTTAAATAACGGTCTTGAATCATTTAAAGGTGCCATGATTTTTGCTTCTCATGACCATCAGTTACTACAAACAATTGCAACTCGTATTATTAACTTATCTAAAGATCAATTTTATAATAAAGAAATTTCTTATGATGAATATCTAAAAGAAGTTATGAATGTTGCTGAATAAGCAAAAAAACAATATCCCATTAGCGGGATATTGTTTTTTTATTTAAGTTCGATTTTGCCTGTTTCAGTTGTGATTGGTGTGGAAGAATCTGTTAAATAACTTAGGAAGCTATAAGAAATCCATGTAATATCAGAGGCTTTATCTAATTTTTCAACAGGAAAAACGATTTTTCCTTTGGCTGTTTCACCTGGCTTGATGGTCGTCGTTTCAAAATCTGATAAAACAGCATCTCCTCCATTTATATCAATTTTATTTGCTTCAAGTTGTCCTTGATTTGGATAAGTTTCAAGGTCTTTAGTGGCGTTATTAGTGATTTCGAGTTCTAACGTAATACTTCCAGGAACTGACTTACGTTCTAATGTAGAATAAGTATCTTTCTTTTCGACCGTGACAGAGGTGATTTTTTTCTTAATATTATCTGAGGAATCTTCATATTTTACTTGGTACTTTTTTGTTTCTTCAGCAGATGCTGGACTTGCATTTTTAGAAGAATAATTGAAGATATCATTTTGGACTTGTTGATAATGAACAAAACTAACGATGATACCAATAATAGAACCAACCAATAATAACATTCCAGCGCTTGTCAAAATTGCGCCGATTTTTCGTTTGGCTGGAAAAAATAAAATAACGATACCAGCGATAAAAATTAAGAAAGCACATATTCCGGCAATAATCCAAATTTCCATCTAATTTGCTCCTTTTATGCGAATTTCTACCCAACTATAACATATTTAGCATTTAGTTCAAAGCAGTTAAGTCACTTGCTGGGGAAGGATAAGCAAATATAACAGAATTTAAATCA comes from the Listeria welshimeri serovar 6b str. SLCC5334 genome and includes:
- a CDS encoding DUF4352 domain-containing protein; this encodes MEIWIIAGICAFLIFIAGIVILFFPAKRKIGAILTSAGMLLLVGSIIGIIVSFVHYQQVQNDIFNYSSKNASPASAEETKKYQVKYEDSSDNIKKKITSVTVEKKDTYSTLERKSVPGSITLELEITNNATKDLETYPNQGQLEANKIDINGGDAVLSDFETTTIKPGETAKGKIVFPVEKLDKASDITWISYSFLSYLTDSSTPITTETGKIELK
- a CDS encoding ABC-F family ATP-binding cassette domain-containing protein; amino-acid sequence: MLTVNNVGLRYGDKKLFEDVSIKFLPGNCYGLIGANGAGKSTFLKVLSGELDSQSGNVHIGSGERLAVLRQDHFQYDDELVLNTVIMGHERLYKIMDEKNAIYMKEDFSDADGIRAAELEGEFAELDGWEAESDAAVLLNGLGIPTDLHGKLMKDLTGGEKVKVLLAQALFGKPDILLLDEPTNHLDIRAIHWLEEFLINFDNTVIVVSHDRHFLNKVCTHIADLDFSKIKLYVGNYDFWYESSQLAQTMMGDRNKKKEEKMKELQDFIARFSANASKSKQATSRKKMLEKITLEDIQPSSRRYPFIQFKPDREVGNDLLTVTNLSKTIDGVKILDNLSFSINRNDKVALVGDDEVAKTVLFQILAGEMEPDEGSYKWGITTSQSYFPKDNSEFFEENDMSLVEWLRQFSPEDDSEAFLRGFLGRMLFSGDEVLKKVRVLSGGEKVRCMLSKMMLSGSNVLLLDEPTNHLDLESITALNNGLESFKGAMIFASHDHQLLQTIATRIINLSKDQFYNKEISYDEYLKEVMNVAE